The following proteins come from a genomic window of Salvia hispanica cultivar TCC Black 2014 chromosome 4, UniMelb_Shisp_WGS_1.0, whole genome shotgun sequence:
- the LOC125218201 gene encoding protein ESSENTIAL FOR POTEXVIRUS ACCUMULATION 1-like isoform X2 — protein sequence MADKTQFDSRPNLITKDLHGVDNSIPLSPQWLLPKPGENKAGVVTGENHLSPLQGQANSRDSTKLPGAVEGLNDDQNKKDVFRPSIRDMESGRRERWRDEERDTNSSVRKDQWREGERELHGNRRVDRWADSPGKQYGEVRRTPVERWADPANKEGHDQRRESKWNTRWGPDDKEVDAVREKWGGSSKENDTILDKGSSQPRAHAKEERDGDHFRPWRPSSSYSRGRADPHHQASPPNKQVPVLSHGRGRGENHAPTFSIGRGKVNSMGSSVSHLASNHGPILEKDDSVNSEPHALKYSRAKLIDIYRSVDLRSCTKFLEGLIHVPSLTQDEYVEPMAFCSPTPEELVILKGIEKEEIVSSGAPQISKDGSAGRATTDFMHSRRNRIGSRDDLAASHDDSEGLSDERQVYSRSNAKVEAMQDYQTSDHKLNAEVLKENRSILGSRESSAPGHDGSWRSSSFNSALENSSTDTLNTRKGPQFQMGDHPMTRRQTSAVLDREIEACKLSQIPPEDLVLIYKDPQGEIQGPFSGSDIITWFEAGYFGIELLVRLASAPADSPFTSLGDVMPHLRAKARPPPGFKSPKPNEIQDTSGWLNYGNMGNLHPILNEAETSKADSRYKPGSATEAENRFLESLMGGGMNPAALENFALSEAMQGYSGNISNKLPSVGGNSGDDPYILAKKMMLERQRSLPSPYQFWPGRDAAAIAAKTDLVGDASLARQNLLSSIADNALAQNNSQNVDLLTSRQGIAERPSSNVNNGMGGWLNFPVQGGLDPLQNKLDIHHSQNFPPQSASSLQQRLQMQNPSMSNLLPKSMDNPSNLLTPDNLLASGLSQDPQLLSLLQQQYMLQLQSQVPVPPQQSILDKLLLLKQQQKQEEQQQLLHQQQLISQLLSEQHPNQRLGDPSFQHLQAGALAARITNVDHASFRQPHELFKNDLQLQSQNPQHENVVLPVAPPSISQDFNPYVAPETSMHAPHPTFANNAEQRNWNAILPHQIVDKQQDMSSMPTDGMEEIVMSEVTNNKPLERTSCDDETVRSTTSDVALSPTPVVCLAESLKQELPAANIHVDVSASNESSARTVAYAQDLGEKVTSESLPVKEMKVPEAEEAKKLVEKKSKKQKALKVSTELVKGVSKPQQPKPESERANMPHEKPETMPVHLDALDAPVSIKESKTIDDMDSLGKQSLSSWNSTGGGVAGESKGQIEQAVSASDHTHAGQRAWKPAPGFKPKSLLEIQQEEQRRRAQEEVAVSDISTSLTSIAISPPWAGVVLSSDNKAPNILHPDTSAELKSESSSIQKNKSSQAEDLFWDAAAKSVEREMEVSESASWGVPSKTASSQNKAVDDDDFIEAKDTKKSRKKASKAKNAAAKVAPATSVDVAVGSSSNDKGKITRQMQQEKEAFTAVPSGPSFGDFVMWKDESASPSPGPAWSTDSGKLHKPTSLRDILKEQQRSMSSVPAIPVPIPQKSATNQTARGSVSSWSVSGSSPAKAASPRQVSSQIKNNVEDDLFWGPLDQVKQEAKQSGYPQLGTQGSWGSKTPPVKGNASGPLNREKSIGGRPTEYSLSSTASSMKGKKNASNKNSEAMDFKEWCESECARLVGSKDTSFLEFCFKQSRGEAKTLLIENLGSFDPDHEFIDKFLNYKDFLPADVLEVAFKSQNNDKAYGSTTRDVNTNFVDGLGSAKGGVAASDGDVKGGGKKKGKKGKKVSPSVLGFNVVSNRIMMGEIQSIED from the exons ATGGCTGACAAGACTCAGTTTGATTCTCGCCCCAATCTGATCACCAAAG ATCTTCATGGAGTTGACAATTCCATTCCCCTATCGCCACAATGGCTTTTGCCAAAACCAGGGGAGAACAAAGCTGGAGTGGTTACTGGG GAAaaccatcttagtccacttcAAGGACAGGCCAATTCTCGAGATAGTACAAAACTACCTGGAGCAGTTGAAGGCTTGAATGATGACCAGAACAAGAAAGATGTTTTCCGTCCATCCATAAGAGATATGGAATCTGGTAGGCGTGAACGTTGGCGTGATGAAGAAAGGGATACCAATTCCTCTGTCCGCAAAGATCAATGGAGAGAAGGGGAAAGAGAGCTTCATGGTAACCGACGAGTGGATCGGTGGGCTGATTCTCCTGGGAAACAATATGGTGAAGTGCGCCGTACCCCAGTAGAGCGATGGGCTGATCCAGCAAATAAAGAAGGTCACGATCAACGCCGAGAGAGCAAATGGAATACTCGTTGGGGGCCTGATGACAAAGAGGTTGATGCAGTGCGTGAAAAGTGGGGGGGTTCTAGTAAAGAAAATGATACAATTCTTGACAAAGGGTCTTCTCAACCTCGTGCTCATGCAAAGGAAGAGAGGGATGGGGATCATTTTCGACCATGGAGACCAAGCTCATCCTACAGCCGAGGAAGAGCAGATCCTCACCACCAAGCTTCACCCCCAAACAAACAAGTTCCTGTCTTGTCACATGGAAGGGGACGTGGAGAAAATCATGCACCAACCTTTTCTATTGGCAGAGGAAAGGTTAACTCTATGGGGAGCTCTGTCTCTCACTTAGCCAGTAATCATGGACCTATCTTAGAAAAAGATGACAGTGTTAATAGTGAGCCCCATGCTCTAAAATATAGCAGGGCGAAGTTGATTGATATCTACAGGTCAGTTGATTTGAGATCCTGCACAAAGTTTTTGGAGGGGCTTATTCATGTACCTTCTCTAACTCAAGATGAATATGTGGAACCCATGGCCTTTTGTTCCCCGACACCTGAAGAATTG GTTATCCTCAAGGGGattgagaaagaagaaattgtGAGCAGTGGTGCACCTCAAATCAGTAAAGATGGATCTGCTGGCCGAGCAACTACTGACTTTATGCATTCTAGAAGAAACAGGAttg GTAGTAGAGATGATCTTGCAGCTTCTCATGATGATTCAGAAGGTTTGTCTGATGAAAGGCAGGTATATTCCCGGTCTAATGCCAAAGTGGAGGCCATGCAGGACTATCAGACTTCTGATCACAAACTGAATGCTGAAG ttttgaaagaaaatagGAGCATTCTTGGCTCCAGAGAGTCTAGTGCCCCGGGACATGATGGTTCATGGAGATCTTCATCCTTTAACTCTGCATTGGAGAACAGTTCAACGGATACCCTTAACACTAGAAAGGGACCTCAGTTCCAGATGGGTGATCATCCTATGACGAGAAGACAAACATCAGCAGTGTTGGACAGGGAGATTGAGGCATGCAAACTTTCTCAGATTCCACCTGAAGACTTAGTACTCATCTATAAAGATCCGCAGGGTGAGATTCAAGGTCCATTTTCTGGAAGTGATATCATTACATGGTTTGAGGCTGGGTATTTTGGCATAGAATTGCTAGTTCGCTTAGCCAGTGCACCGGCTGATAGTCCATTCACTTCACTTGGAGATGTGATGCCACACTTGCGTGCTAAAGCACGTCCTCCTCCTGGATTCAAATCACCTAAGCCCAACGAAATACAAGATACATCTGGTTGGTTGAACTATGGAAACATGGGGAATCTTCACCCTATTTTGAACGAGGCTGAAACGTCAAAAGCTGATTCAAGATACAAACCTGGTTCAGCGACTGAGGCTGAAAACAGGTTCCTGGAGTCACTTATGGGGGGCGGCATGAATCCTGCAGCACTGGAAAATTTTGCTCTCTCAGAAG CTATGCAGGGATACAGTGGAAATATTTCTAACAAACTTCCTTCTGTAGGAGGTAATAGTGGGGATGATCCTTATATATTGGCGAAAAAGATGATGCTAGAGAGGCAGAGATCTCTTCCAAGTCCTTATCAATTTTGGCCAGGGAGAGATGCAGCTGCTATTGCTGCAAAGACAGATTTAGTGGGTGATGCATCACTGGCTCGCCAGAACCTTTTGTCTTCTATTGCAGACAATGCTCTTGCACAGAATAATTCACAGAATGTGGATTTATTGACATCCCGTCAGGGGATAGCTGAAAGACCCAGCTCCAATGTCAACAATGGAATGGGTGGCTGGTTGAATTTCCCTGTCCAAGGGGGACTGGACCCACTTCAGAATAAGTTGGACATTCATCACTCTCAGAATTTTCCTCCACAATCTGCAAGTAGCTTGCAGCAAAGGCTGCAGATGCAGAATCCATCTATGAGTAATTTATTACCCAAATCCATGGACAACCCATCCAACCTATTAACACCGGATAATCTACTCGCGTCTGGTCTGTCCCAAGACCCGCAACTGCTAAGTTTGTTGCAACAGCAGTATATGCTGCAGCTGCAATCTCAGGTGCCAGTTCCACCACAACAATCTATTTTGGATAAGCTACTGCTTTTAAAGCAGCAACAGAAGCAGGAAGAGCAGCAACAATTATTGCATCAGCAACAATTGATTTCTCAGTTGCTCTCTGAGCAGCATCCTAATCAACGACTGGGTGATCCATCATTCCAGCATTTGCAAGCTGGAGCTTTGGCTGCAAGAATTACTAATGTTGATCATGCCTCATTTCGACAACCACACgagttatttaaaaatgatctTCAGCTTCAATCCCAGAATCCACAACATGAAAATGTTGTCTTACCTGTTGCCCCTCCCAGTATTTCACAAGATTTTAACCCATATGTTGCTCCTGAAACATCTATGCATGCCCCACATCCAACTTTTGCCAATAACGCGGAGCAAAGGAATTGGAATGCCATCCTGCCTCATCAAATTGTCGATAAGCAGCAAGACATGTCTTCTATGCCAACTGATGGAATGGAAGAAATAGTTATGTCAGAGGTGACCAACAACAAGCCTTTGGAACGTACGTCGTGTGATGATGAAACTGTCAGATCTACAACTTCTGATGTTGCTTTGAGTCCTACACCTGTGGTATGTTTAGCGGAATCACTTAAACAGGAATTGCCTGCTGCTAATATTCACGTAGATGTAAGTGCATCAAATGAGAGTTCTGCTAGAACTGTTGCATATGCACAAGATTTAGGTGAAAAAGTCACTAGTGAGTCCTTACCTGTTAAGGAAATGAAAGTTCCTGAGGCTGAGGAAGCGAAGAAGCTGGTTGAGAAGAAATCCAAAAAGCAAAAGGCTTTGAAGGTTTCTACTGAGTTGGTAAAGGGTGTGTCTAAGCCACAACAGCCTAAACCAGAAAGTGAAAGAGCAAACATGCCTCATGAAAAACCTGAGACAATGCCTGTCCATCTAGATGCACTTGATGCACCTGTTTCCATAAAGGAGAGTAAGACTATTGATGATATGGATTCGCTTGGCAAACAATCACTGTCTTCTTGGAATTCTACAGGTGGTGGGGTAGCAGGTGAGAGCAAGGGTCAGATAGAACAAGCTGTGTCTGCTTCAGATCACACCCATGCTGGACAACGTGCATGGAAGCCTGCTCCTGGTTTCAAGCCAAAATCGTTGCTCGAAATACAGCAGGAAGAGCAGAGGAGAAGAGCACAAGAAGAAGTGGCTGTTTCGGATATCTCAACATCTCTAACCTCTATTGCCATTTCTCCTCCCTGGGCTGGGGTAGTTTTGAGTTCTGATAATAAGGCACCTAACATACTTCACCCGGATACCAGTGCTGAGTTAAAATCTGAGAGTTCCTCAATCCAGAAGAACAAGAGCAGCCAAGCTGAAGATCTATTTTGGGATGCTGCTGCCAAGTCAGTCGAGAGAGAAATGGAAGTTTCTGAAAGTGCTTCCTGGGGAGTGCCTTCCAAAACAGCGAGTTCACAAAATAAGGctgttgatgatgatgactTTATCGAGGCTAAAGATACTAAAAAGAGTCGTAAAAAGGCTTCTAAAGCTAAGAACGCTGCAGCTAAGGTTGCTCCTGCAACTTCAGTAGACGTGGCAGTTGGATCAAGTTCAAATGACAAGGGAAAAATTACTCGGCAAATGCAGCAAGAGAAGGAAGCCTTTACAGCAGTGCCATCAGGCCCTTCCTTTGGTGATTTTGTTATGTGGAAGGATGAGTCTGCAAGCCCGTCTCCTGGCCCTGCTTGGTCCACTGATTCCGGCAAGCTTCATAAGCCAACTTCACTCAGGGATATCCTAAAGGAACAACAAAGGTCAATGTCATCTGTACCTGCAATTCCGGTGCCAATTCCTCAGAAATCTGCAACTAACCAAACTGCCCGTGGAAGTGTTTCCTCATGGTCAGTCTCTGGATCATCACCTGCAAAGGCTGCATCCCCGAGACAAGTTTCTTCgcagataaaaaataatgtggaGGATGATCTCTTCTGGGGGCCATTGGATCAAGTGAAACAAGAGGCAAAGCA GTCAGGTTATCCTCAACTTGGAACACAGGGCAGTTGGGGAAGCAAAACCCCACCTGTGAAAGGAAATGCTAGTGGTCCATTGAACCGAGAGAAATCAATCGGTGGAAGGCCTACTGAGTATTCACTTTCTTCAACAGCTTCCTCAAtgaaagggaagaagaatgccTCCAACAAAAATTCAG AGGCCATGGACTTCAAGGAATGGTGCGAGAGTGAGTGCGCCAGACTTGTAGGTTCCAAAG ATACAAGTTTCctggaattttgttttaagCAATCAAGAGGGGAGGCCAAAACGCTTCTGATAGAAAATCTTGGTTCATTTGATCCCGACCACGAGTTCATCGACAAGTTTCTAAATTACAAAGACTTTTTGCCTGCGGATGTTCTTGAAGTTGCCTTCAAAAGCCAGAACAATGACAAGGCCTATGGGTCGACAACGAGAGATGTGAACACGAACTTTGTTGATGGATTGGGCTCGGCGAAAGGTGGTGTGGCAGCGAGTGATGGGGACGTGAAAGGAGGTGGAAAGAAGAAGGGGAAGAAGGGGAAGAAAGTGAGTCCATccgttttaggatttaatgtGGTTAGCAACAGGATCATGATGGGTGAGATTCAGTCAATTGAGGATTAA
- the LOC125218201 gene encoding protein ESSENTIAL FOR POTEXVIRUS ACCUMULATION 1-like isoform X3: protein MADKTQFDSRPNLITKDLHGVDNSIPLSPQWLLPKPGENKAGVVTGENHLSPLQGQANSRDSTKLPGAVEGLNDDQNKKDVFRPSIRDMESGRRERWRDEERDTNSSVRKDQWREGERELHGNRRVDRWADSPGKQYGEVRRTPVERWADPANKEGHDQRRESKWNTRWGPDDKEVDAVREKWGGSSKENDTILDKGSSQPRAHAKEERDGDHFRPWRPSSSYSRGRADPHHQASPPNKQVPVLSHGRGRGENHAPTFSIGRGKVNSMGSSVSHLASNHGPILEKDDSVNSEPHALKYSRAKLIDIYRSVDLRSCTKFLEGLIHVPSLTQDEYVEPMAFCSPTPEELVILKGIEKEEIVSSGAPQISKDGSAGRATTDFMHSRRNRIAGSRDDLAASHDDSEGLSDERQVYSRSNAKVEAMQDYQTSDHKLNAEVLKENRSILGSRESSAPGHDGSWRSSSFNSALENSSTDTLNTRKGPQFQMGDHPMTRRQTSAVLDREIEACKLSQIPPEDLVLIYKDPQGEIQGPFSGSDIITWFEAGYFGIELLVRLASAPADSPFTSLGDVMPHLRAKARPPPGFKSPKPNEIQDTSGWLNYGNMGNLHPILNEAETSKADSRYKPGSATEAENRFLESLMGGGMNPAALENFALSEGGNSGDDPYILAKKMMLERQRSLPSPYQFWPGRDAAAIAAKTDLVGDASLARQNLLSSIADNALAQNNSQNVDLLTSRQGIAERPSSNVNNGMGGWLNFPVQGGLDPLQNKLDIHHSQNFPPQSASSLQQRLQMQNPSMSNLLPKSMDNPSNLLTPDNLLASGLSQDPQLLSLLQQQYMLQLQSQVPVPPQQSILDKLLLLKQQQKQEEQQQLLHQQQLISQLLSEQHPNQRLGDPSFQHLQAGALAARITNVDHASFRQPHELFKNDLQLQSQNPQHENVVLPVAPPSISQDFNPYVAPETSMHAPHPTFANNAEQRNWNAILPHQIVDKQQDMSSMPTDGMEEIVMSEVTNNKPLERTSCDDETVRSTTSDVALSPTPVVCLAESLKQELPAANIHVDVSASNESSARTVAYAQDLGEKVTSESLPVKEMKVPEAEEAKKLVEKKSKKQKALKVSTELVKGVSKPQQPKPESERANMPHEKPETMPVHLDALDAPVSIKESKTIDDMDSLGKQSLSSWNSTGGGVAGESKGQIEQAVSASDHTHAGQRAWKPAPGFKPKSLLEIQQEEQRRRAQEEVAVSDISTSLTSIAISPPWAGVVLSSDNKAPNILHPDTSAELKSESSSIQKNKSSQAEDLFWDAAAKSVEREMEVSESASWGVPSKTASSQNKAVDDDDFIEAKDTKKSRKKASKAKNAAAKVAPATSVDVAVGSSSNDKGKITRQMQQEKEAFTAVPSGPSFGDFVMWKDESASPSPGPAWSTDSGKLHKPTSLRDILKEQQRSMSSVPAIPVPIPQKSATNQTARGSVSSWSVSGSSPAKAASPRQVSSQIKNNVEDDLFWGPLDQVKQEAKQSGYPQLGTQGSWGSKTPPVKGNASGPLNREKSIGGRPTEYSLSSTASSMKGKKNASNKNSEAMDFKEWCESECARLVGSKDTSFLEFCFKQSRGEAKTLLIENLGSFDPDHEFIDKFLNYKDFLPADVLEVAFKSQNNDKAYGSTTRDVNTNFVDGLGSAKGGVAASDGDVKGGGKKKGKKGKKVSPSVLGFNVVSNRIMMGEIQSIED, encoded by the exons ATGGCTGACAAGACTCAGTTTGATTCTCGCCCCAATCTGATCACCAAAG ATCTTCATGGAGTTGACAATTCCATTCCCCTATCGCCACAATGGCTTTTGCCAAAACCAGGGGAGAACAAAGCTGGAGTGGTTACTGGG GAAaaccatcttagtccacttcAAGGACAGGCCAATTCTCGAGATAGTACAAAACTACCTGGAGCAGTTGAAGGCTTGAATGATGACCAGAACAAGAAAGATGTTTTCCGTCCATCCATAAGAGATATGGAATCTGGTAGGCGTGAACGTTGGCGTGATGAAGAAAGGGATACCAATTCCTCTGTCCGCAAAGATCAATGGAGAGAAGGGGAAAGAGAGCTTCATGGTAACCGACGAGTGGATCGGTGGGCTGATTCTCCTGGGAAACAATATGGTGAAGTGCGCCGTACCCCAGTAGAGCGATGGGCTGATCCAGCAAATAAAGAAGGTCACGATCAACGCCGAGAGAGCAAATGGAATACTCGTTGGGGGCCTGATGACAAAGAGGTTGATGCAGTGCGTGAAAAGTGGGGGGGTTCTAGTAAAGAAAATGATACAATTCTTGACAAAGGGTCTTCTCAACCTCGTGCTCATGCAAAGGAAGAGAGGGATGGGGATCATTTTCGACCATGGAGACCAAGCTCATCCTACAGCCGAGGAAGAGCAGATCCTCACCACCAAGCTTCACCCCCAAACAAACAAGTTCCTGTCTTGTCACATGGAAGGGGACGTGGAGAAAATCATGCACCAACCTTTTCTATTGGCAGAGGAAAGGTTAACTCTATGGGGAGCTCTGTCTCTCACTTAGCCAGTAATCATGGACCTATCTTAGAAAAAGATGACAGTGTTAATAGTGAGCCCCATGCTCTAAAATATAGCAGGGCGAAGTTGATTGATATCTACAGGTCAGTTGATTTGAGATCCTGCACAAAGTTTTTGGAGGGGCTTATTCATGTACCTTCTCTAACTCAAGATGAATATGTGGAACCCATGGCCTTTTGTTCCCCGACACCTGAAGAATTG GTTATCCTCAAGGGGattgagaaagaagaaattgtGAGCAGTGGTGCACCTCAAATCAGTAAAGATGGATCTGCTGGCCGAGCAACTACTGACTTTATGCATTCTAGAAGAAACAGGAttg CAGGTAGTAGAGATGATCTTGCAGCTTCTCATGATGATTCAGAAGGTTTGTCTGATGAAAGGCAGGTATATTCCCGGTCTAATGCCAAAGTGGAGGCCATGCAGGACTATCAGACTTCTGATCACAAACTGAATGCTGAAG ttttgaaagaaaatagGAGCATTCTTGGCTCCAGAGAGTCTAGTGCCCCGGGACATGATGGTTCATGGAGATCTTCATCCTTTAACTCTGCATTGGAGAACAGTTCAACGGATACCCTTAACACTAGAAAGGGACCTCAGTTCCAGATGGGTGATCATCCTATGACGAGAAGACAAACATCAGCAGTGTTGGACAGGGAGATTGAGGCATGCAAACTTTCTCAGATTCCACCTGAAGACTTAGTACTCATCTATAAAGATCCGCAGGGTGAGATTCAAGGTCCATTTTCTGGAAGTGATATCATTACATGGTTTGAGGCTGGGTATTTTGGCATAGAATTGCTAGTTCGCTTAGCCAGTGCACCGGCTGATAGTCCATTCACTTCACTTGGAGATGTGATGCCACACTTGCGTGCTAAAGCACGTCCTCCTCCTGGATTCAAATCACCTAAGCCCAACGAAATACAAGATACATCTGGTTGGTTGAACTATGGAAACATGGGGAATCTTCACCCTATTTTGAACGAGGCTGAAACGTCAAAAGCTGATTCAAGATACAAACCTGGTTCAGCGACTGAGGCTGAAAACAGGTTCCTGGAGTCACTTATGGGGGGCGGCATGAATCCTGCAGCACTGGAAAATTTTGCTCTCTCAGAAG GAGGTAATAGTGGGGATGATCCTTATATATTGGCGAAAAAGATGATGCTAGAGAGGCAGAGATCTCTTCCAAGTCCTTATCAATTTTGGCCAGGGAGAGATGCAGCTGCTATTGCTGCAAAGACAGATTTAGTGGGTGATGCATCACTGGCTCGCCAGAACCTTTTGTCTTCTATTGCAGACAATGCTCTTGCACAGAATAATTCACAGAATGTGGATTTATTGACATCCCGTCAGGGGATAGCTGAAAGACCCAGCTCCAATGTCAACAATGGAATGGGTGGCTGGTTGAATTTCCCTGTCCAAGGGGGACTGGACCCACTTCAGAATAAGTTGGACATTCATCACTCTCAGAATTTTCCTCCACAATCTGCAAGTAGCTTGCAGCAAAGGCTGCAGATGCAGAATCCATCTATGAGTAATTTATTACCCAAATCCATGGACAACCCATCCAACCTATTAACACCGGATAATCTACTCGCGTCTGGTCTGTCCCAAGACCCGCAACTGCTAAGTTTGTTGCAACAGCAGTATATGCTGCAGCTGCAATCTCAGGTGCCAGTTCCACCACAACAATCTATTTTGGATAAGCTACTGCTTTTAAAGCAGCAACAGAAGCAGGAAGAGCAGCAACAATTATTGCATCAGCAACAATTGATTTCTCAGTTGCTCTCTGAGCAGCATCCTAATCAACGACTGGGTGATCCATCATTCCAGCATTTGCAAGCTGGAGCTTTGGCTGCAAGAATTACTAATGTTGATCATGCCTCATTTCGACAACCACACgagttatttaaaaatgatctTCAGCTTCAATCCCAGAATCCACAACATGAAAATGTTGTCTTACCTGTTGCCCCTCCCAGTATTTCACAAGATTTTAACCCATATGTTGCTCCTGAAACATCTATGCATGCCCCACATCCAACTTTTGCCAATAACGCGGAGCAAAGGAATTGGAATGCCATCCTGCCTCATCAAATTGTCGATAAGCAGCAAGACATGTCTTCTATGCCAACTGATGGAATGGAAGAAATAGTTATGTCAGAGGTGACCAACAACAAGCCTTTGGAACGTACGTCGTGTGATGATGAAACTGTCAGATCTACAACTTCTGATGTTGCTTTGAGTCCTACACCTGTGGTATGTTTAGCGGAATCACTTAAACAGGAATTGCCTGCTGCTAATATTCACGTAGATGTAAGTGCATCAAATGAGAGTTCTGCTAGAACTGTTGCATATGCACAAGATTTAGGTGAAAAAGTCACTAGTGAGTCCTTACCTGTTAAGGAAATGAAAGTTCCTGAGGCTGAGGAAGCGAAGAAGCTGGTTGAGAAGAAATCCAAAAAGCAAAAGGCTTTGAAGGTTTCTACTGAGTTGGTAAAGGGTGTGTCTAAGCCACAACAGCCTAAACCAGAAAGTGAAAGAGCAAACATGCCTCATGAAAAACCTGAGACAATGCCTGTCCATCTAGATGCACTTGATGCACCTGTTTCCATAAAGGAGAGTAAGACTATTGATGATATGGATTCGCTTGGCAAACAATCACTGTCTTCTTGGAATTCTACAGGTGGTGGGGTAGCAGGTGAGAGCAAGGGTCAGATAGAACAAGCTGTGTCTGCTTCAGATCACACCCATGCTGGACAACGTGCATGGAAGCCTGCTCCTGGTTTCAAGCCAAAATCGTTGCTCGAAATACAGCAGGAAGAGCAGAGGAGAAGAGCACAAGAAGAAGTGGCTGTTTCGGATATCTCAACATCTCTAACCTCTATTGCCATTTCTCCTCCCTGGGCTGGGGTAGTTTTGAGTTCTGATAATAAGGCACCTAACATACTTCACCCGGATACCAGTGCTGAGTTAAAATCTGAGAGTTCCTCAATCCAGAAGAACAAGAGCAGCCAAGCTGAAGATCTATTTTGGGATGCTGCTGCCAAGTCAGTCGAGAGAGAAATGGAAGTTTCTGAAAGTGCTTCCTGGGGAGTGCCTTCCAAAACAGCGAGTTCACAAAATAAGGctgttgatgatgatgactTTATCGAGGCTAAAGATACTAAAAAGAGTCGTAAAAAGGCTTCTAAAGCTAAGAACGCTGCAGCTAAGGTTGCTCCTGCAACTTCAGTAGACGTGGCAGTTGGATCAAGTTCAAATGACAAGGGAAAAATTACTCGGCAAATGCAGCAAGAGAAGGAAGCCTTTACAGCAGTGCCATCAGGCCCTTCCTTTGGTGATTTTGTTATGTGGAAGGATGAGTCTGCAAGCCCGTCTCCTGGCCCTGCTTGGTCCACTGATTCCGGCAAGCTTCATAAGCCAACTTCACTCAGGGATATCCTAAAGGAACAACAAAGGTCAATGTCATCTGTACCTGCAATTCCGGTGCCAATTCCTCAGAAATCTGCAACTAACCAAACTGCCCGTGGAAGTGTTTCCTCATGGTCAGTCTCTGGATCATCACCTGCAAAGGCTGCATCCCCGAGACAAGTTTCTTCgcagataaaaaataatgtggaGGATGATCTCTTCTGGGGGCCATTGGATCAAGTGAAACAAGAGGCAAAGCA GTCAGGTTATCCTCAACTTGGAACACAGGGCAGTTGGGGAAGCAAAACCCCACCTGTGAAAGGAAATGCTAGTGGTCCATTGAACCGAGAGAAATCAATCGGTGGAAGGCCTACTGAGTATTCACTTTCTTCAACAGCTTCCTCAAtgaaagggaagaagaatgccTCCAACAAAAATTCAG AGGCCATGGACTTCAAGGAATGGTGCGAGAGTGAGTGCGCCAGACTTGTAGGTTCCAAAG ATACAAGTTTCctggaattttgttttaagCAATCAAGAGGGGAGGCCAAAACGCTTCTGATAGAAAATCTTGGTTCATTTGATCCCGACCACGAGTTCATCGACAAGTTTCTAAATTACAAAGACTTTTTGCCTGCGGATGTTCTTGAAGTTGCCTTCAAAAGCCAGAACAATGACAAGGCCTATGGGTCGACAACGAGAGATGTGAACACGAACTTTGTTGATGGATTGGGCTCGGCGAAAGGTGGTGTGGCAGCGAGTGATGGGGACGTGAAAGGAGGTGGAAAGAAGAAGGGGAAGAAGGGGAAGAAAGTGAGTCCATccgttttaggatttaatgtGGTTAGCAACAGGATCATGATGGGTGAGATTCAGTCAATTGAGGATTAA